The Stenotrophomonas sp. BIO128-Bstrain region TTCTGCATCGCGGTGGTCACCGCCATCGCCGGCGGCCGGCCGGGCATGATCTCCGCGGCCACCGGCGCGATGGCGCTGGTGATGGTCGATCTGGTCCGCGACCACGGCCTGCAGTATCTGCTGGCCGCGACGATCCTGGCCGGGCTGCTGCAGATCGTCGCCGGCGCGCTCAAGCTGGGTGCCCTGATGCGCTTCGTCTCGCGCTCGGTGATCACCGGCTTCGTCAACGCGTTGGCCATCCTGATCTTCCTTGCGCAGTTGCCCGAGCTGATCGGGATGCCATGGACGGTGTACGCCGTGTGCGCGGCCGGTCTGGCGATCATCTACCTGCTGCCGCTGCTGACCCGGGCGGTGCCTTCGCCGCTGGTGGCGATCGTGGTGCTCACCGGGCTGTCGATCTGGCTGGGCCTGGACATCCGCACCGTCGGCGACATGGGCGCGCTGCCGGACAGCCTGCCGACCTTCCTGCTCCCCGATGTGCCGCTCACCTGGGAGACCCTGCGCATCCTGCTGCCGGTCTCGGCCACGCTGGCGGTGGTGGGGCTGCTGGAGTCGATGATGACCGCGCAGATCGTGGAAGACATGACCGACACCCCCAGCCAGCGCAACCGTGAGTGCGCTGGACAGGGCCTGGCCAACATCACCGCCGGGCTGTTCGGCGGCATGGGCGGCTGCGCGATGATCGGGCAGTCGGTGATCAATGTGTCCTCCGGCGGCCGTGGCCGGTTGTCCTGCCTGGTGGCGGGCGTGCTGTTGCTGCTGCTGGTGGTCTACGGCGCGGAGTGGGTCCGGCAGATTCCGATGGCCGCGCTGGTCGCGGTGATGATCATGGTCAGCATCGGCACCTTCCACTGGCGCTCGTTCGCCGAGTTCCGGCTGCATCCCAAGAGCTCCTCGCTGGTGATGCTGGGCACGGTGATCGTGACGGTCGCCACGCATGACCTGGCCAAGGGCGTGCTCACCGGGGTGCTGCTGTCGGCGCTGTTCTTCGCCCGCAAGGTCGGCCGGATGCTGGACATCGCCGATGCCGAAGCCGCCGAGGGCAGCCGTGTCTACACGGTCCGCGGGCAGGTGTTCTTCGCCTCGGCCGGGCAGTTCGCGGCGGCCTTCGATCTGCTGCATGTGCCCGAGCGCGTGGTCATCGATCTGAGCAACGCGCACTTCTGGGACCTCAGTGCGGTCGGTGCACTGGAGCGGGTGGCCGGCAAGCTGCGCGCGCGTGGCGCTAGCGTGGAGGTGATCGGACTCAATGCCGCCAGCCAGACGCTGGTGGAGCGGCTGGGGCGTGGCGAGCGCGGCGCGGGCGTTCACTGAACACGGTCAGGAATCGGCGCTAAACATCGGGCCGATCACGCCGTTATCCAGCTGAGTCCCTTCTCTGGGCCGGCGCCGTCAGGGTGCCGGCAGGTGGTATCTCCACAGAGCAGGGCGGTGGCATCGATCCCCGCTGGCCGCGCCGTGACTGCACCGCGCGCGTGCCGGCCCGCAATGGACTGCGTGTTTCCGTGGCGGCGCACGCGTGCGTCCGCCGGTATGCCCTTTTTCCGGAACCGCCCCCCATGCCCGTGTCCCGCCCCACCGCGTCCAAGCGCCCTGGCAGCATCGCCAACCGACTGATGCTGGGTACGGCGTTGATCGCCATGCTCTGCTTCGGTGTCACCGCCGCCATCAGCTATCGCGAAGCCAGCGCGTCGCTGGTCGATGCCTCACGCCACACCATGCAGAGCGAGGCCCAGGCCGAAGCGCTGCGGGTGAGTGGTGATCTTTCCAGTGCCTTCGCCACCAGCCAGGCGCTGGCGCAGAACCTGCTGGTGCAGCGCGCCGCGGGTACGCTGTCGCGGGCGACGGTCGCCGCCGTGATCCACCAGCAGGTGCAGGTACACCCGGAGTGGGTCGGGTTCGGCACGCTGTGGGAGCCGGAAGCCTTCGATGGAAAGGACACCGAGTTCGTCGGTGCCGAGGCACACGATGATACCGGCCGCTTCATGAGCTACTGGGCCTGGCACGACGGTACGCCGATGCAGGATGCGCTGAAGGGCTACGACGTGCCCGGCGACGGCGACTGGTATCTCAAGCCAAAGGAGTTGAAGCGGCAGACGGTGGCCGAGCCTTATACGTACGAGATCGGTGGCCAGAAGGTGCTGATGACCACGCTGTCCACCCCGGTGATCGATGACGGCACCTTCCTCGGCGTGGTGACGGTGGATTTCGCGCTGGCCGCACTGCAGAAGCACCTGGCCGCGTTGCGCCCGATGGGTGAAGGTCACGTTGAACTGATCTCGCCCGGCGGCATCGTGCTGGCCGCGGAGGACCCGAACGAGATCGGCAAGCGTCGCGAGGATGCGGTGACCACGCAGGTGTTGGCCGCGGTGAAGGCGGACAAGACCTTCGATGCCTTCGAACCGGATGCGGCCGGCAACGTAAAGGCCTATGTGCCGCTGCGCATCGGTGGCAGCCAGGAGCATTTCGCGCTCGGTGTGATCGTGCCGCACGCGCTGATCACCGCGCAGGCACGTGCGCTGCTGTGGATCATTCTCGCCGTTGGCCTGGGCGCGGCGCTGGTGCTCAGCGGCAGCGTGTACGTGCTGCTGCGCCGCCAGGCGATCCGTCCGTTGGCCGATGCGGTACGCCTGTCCGCCGAGGTGGCCGAAGGCCGTCTGGACACGCCGCTGCCGCCCGCGCGCAACGACGAAGTCGGGCGCCTGCTCGAATCGATGCAGCGCATGCGCAGCCAGCTGCGCGCCGTGATGGCGGCGCAGGGCGAGATGGCCCAGCGCCACGACGCCGGTGAGTTGAGCTACCGCATGGACGCGCAGGCCTTCCCCGGCGAGTACGGCAAGATGGTGGAAGACACCAATCAGCTGGTTGGCGCCAACATCGCGGTCACGCGCCGTCTGGTCGAGGTGATGCAGCGCTACGCGGTCGGTGACCTGAGCCAGGACATGGACCGCCTGCCCGGCGAGCAGGCCGCCTTTACCGCGGCGATGGATACCACCAAGGCCAACCTGCGCGCCATCAATACCCAGATCGGGGACCTGGCCGGCGCGGCGGCGGTGGGCGATTTCAGCCAGCGTGGTGACGTGGTGCGCTTCGACCACGACTTCCGCGCCATGGTCGAAAACCTCAACACGATGATGCAGGTCAGTGATGACAATCTGCAGCAGATTTCCGCGCTGCTGCGCGCCATCGCAGCGGGTGATCTCACGGCACGCATGCGCGGTGAGTTCCATGGCGTGTTCGCCGGGATGCGTGACGACGCCGATACCACGGTCGCGCAGCTGACCGATATCGTCGGCCGCATCCAGCAGGCCACCGGCAGCATCAACCTGGCCGCCGGTGAGATCGCCGCGGGCAACAGCGATCTGTCGCGCCGCACCGAGCAGCAGGCCGCCAGCCTGGAAGAGACCGCCGCCTCTATGGAGGAGCTCACCTCCACGGTCCGGCAGAACGCGGACCATGCGGTGCAGGCCAACCAGCTCGCCGCCGGTGCTGCCGAGGTGGCCTCGCAGGGCGGTGTGGTGGTCGGCCAGGTGGTGACCACCATGGCCGGCATCGAGGCCTCGTCCAAGCGTATCGCCGAGATCATCTCGGTGATCGACGGCATTGCCTTCCAGACCAACATCCTGGCCTTGAACGCCGCCGTCGAAGCAGCCCGGGCCGGCGAGCAGGGCCGTGGTTTCGCGGTGGTGGCCACGGAAGTGCGCGCGCTGGCCCAGCGCTCGGCGGGCGCCGCCAAGGAGATCAAGACGTTGATCGACGACTCGGTGACCCAGGTCAGTGCGGGCTCGGCACTGGTGCAGACCGCTGGCCGCACGATGGAGGAGATCGTCACCGGCGTGCGTCGGGTCAACGACATCATGGCCGAGATCTCGGCCGCCTCGAAAGAGCAGTCTGCCGGCATCGAGCAGGTCAACCAGACCATCACCCAGATGGACGAAACCACACAGCAGAATGCCGCGCTGGTGGAGGAAGCCACGGCGGCGGCGCGTGCGATGGAGGAGCAGGCCCAGCAGCTGGGTACTGCGGTAGCGATCTTCCGCCTGCAGTCCAGTGCTGGTGCGGCCAGCACATCGGCACGCCGGGCCGCGCCCGCGCGCAGCACCGCGCGGATGCCGGCAGCGGCCGTGGCCGGAGACGGGGACGACTGGCAGACCTTCTGATCCTGCCCGGCGTGCCACATCCCATGGCGCGCCGGGTCGCGTGATTCACCGGATGCTCACCGCGCTGCATTGGTAATCGGCGCTATCCTTTGCAGGCATGGTGAGCACATGACCTCCCGTTCCGACCGGCTTGGCCTGACCGCGCTGACTGCCCTGGTGGTCGGGTCGATGATCGGTGCCGGCATCTTCTCGCTGCCGCAGAACATCGCGCGCAGCGCCGGCCCGGGCGTGGCATTGATCGGCTGGATGATCAGCGGGCTGGGCATGTTGATGCTGGCCTTCGTGTTCCAGAACCTGGCCAACCGCAAGCCCGAGCTGGATACCGGCATCTATGCGTACGCGCGGGCCGGGTTCGGCGATTACATCGGCTTCTCGGCAGCCTGGGGCTACTGGGTCTGTTCGCTGCTGGGCAACGTCAGCTATTTCGTGCTGATCTTCAGTGGCCTGGGCTATTTCGTGCCGGCCTTCGGTGAGGGCAATACCTGGCAGGCGGTGGCGTGTGCGTCCGTGCTGCTGTGGTCGATGCACGCAATGATCCTGCGCGGCATCCGCCAGGCCGCGCTGGTCAATGCCGTCGTCACCGTGGCCAAGATCGTGCCGATCGTGGTGTTCCTGATCATCGCCGCGGTCGG contains the following coding sequences:
- a CDS encoding SulP family inorganic anion transporter, yielding MSVSYPLRQQWLGNIRGDLLSGAVVALALIPEAIAFSIIAGVDPKVGLYASFCIAVVTAIAGGRPGMISAATGAMALVMVDLVRDHGLQYLLAATILAGLLQIVAGALKLGALMRFVSRSVITGFVNALAILIFLAQLPELIGMPWTVYAVCAAGLAIIYLLPLLTRAVPSPLVAIVVLTGLSIWLGLDIRTVGDMGALPDSLPTFLLPDVPLTWETLRILLPVSATLAVVGLLESMMTAQIVEDMTDTPSQRNRECAGQGLANITAGLFGGMGGCAMIGQSVINVSSGGRGRLSCLVAGVLLLLLVVYGAEWVRQIPMAALVAVMIMVSIGTFHWRSFAEFRLHPKSSSLVMLGTVIVTVATHDLAKGVLTGVLLSALFFARKVGRMLDIADAEAAEGSRVYTVRGQVFFASAGQFAAAFDLLHVPERVVIDLSNAHFWDLSAVGALERVAGKLRARGASVEVIGLNAASQTLVERLGRGERGAGVH
- a CDS encoding methyl-accepting chemotaxis protein, coding for MPVSRPTASKRPGSIANRLMLGTALIAMLCFGVTAAISYREASASLVDASRHTMQSEAQAEALRVSGDLSSAFATSQALAQNLLVQRAAGTLSRATVAAVIHQQVQVHPEWVGFGTLWEPEAFDGKDTEFVGAEAHDDTGRFMSYWAWHDGTPMQDALKGYDVPGDGDWYLKPKELKRQTVAEPYTYEIGGQKVLMTTLSTPVIDDGTFLGVVTVDFALAALQKHLAALRPMGEGHVELISPGGIVLAAEDPNEIGKRREDAVTTQVLAAVKADKTFDAFEPDAAGNVKAYVPLRIGGSQEHFALGVIVPHALITAQARALLWIILAVGLGAALVLSGSVYVLLRRQAIRPLADAVRLSAEVAEGRLDTPLPPARNDEVGRLLESMQRMRSQLRAVMAAQGEMAQRHDAGELSYRMDAQAFPGEYGKMVEDTNQLVGANIAVTRRLVEVMQRYAVGDLSQDMDRLPGEQAAFTAAMDTTKANLRAINTQIGDLAGAAAVGDFSQRGDVVRFDHDFRAMVENLNTMMQVSDDNLQQISALLRAIAAGDLTARMRGEFHGVFAGMRDDADTTVAQLTDIVGRIQQATGSINLAAGEIAAGNSDLSRRTEQQAASLEETAASMEELTSTVRQNADHAVQANQLAAGAAEVASQGGVVVGQVVTTMAGIEASSKRIAEIISVIDGIAFQTNILALNAAVEAARAGEQGRGFAVVATEVRALAQRSAGAAKEIKTLIDDSVTQVSAGSALVQTAGRTMEEIVTGVRRVNDIMAEISAASKEQSAGIEQVNQTITQMDETTQQNAALVEEATAAARAMEEQAQQLGTAVAIFRLQSSAGAASTSARRAAPARSTARMPAAAVAGDGDDWQTF